The window TGTAAAAAGTAATTAAGGCATTGTAAAAAGTATTTAAGACTATGTAAAAGATAATTAAGGCATTGTCAAAAGTATTTAGGGCTATGTAAAAAGTAATTAAGGCACTGTAAAAAGTATTTAAGACTATGTAAAAAGTAAATAGCGCTATGTTGAAATTATATATATCCTTTCCGGCCTACCAAGCAGAATCATTTTGCACGTCTTCAGATATCATTACTAAATATAATATCCTAGCTAAAAAAAGGAACAAAATAGAAATCTAGCCATCAAACTTTTGTCTTCTTTTGTTCCTTTTGTGGTCAAAAAAGTGCTTAGTCAGTTATTTACTTTAGCCAAAAATTTAAAAATTAAAAGACCTATAGAAGGTCAAAAAGCCCCCTTCGGGGGTTTGGGGATTGGTTTAAGCCCTCGGATGAAACTGCGTAATCACCTCCCTTAAATAATCCCGATCGATGTGTGTATAAATTTCTGTTGTGGTGATACTCGAATGACCCAACATCTCTTGAACGGCTCGTAAATCTGCACCTCCTTCTATTAAATGAGTCGCAAACGAATGCCTAAGCGTGTGCGGACTAATATTTTTTTTGATTCCGGTTAAAACCGCCAAACTTTTAACTAAGTTAAATATCGAAATTCTGGACAGCTTTGCCCCAAACCGGTTTAAAAACAAAAAGTCTTCATTGCCTTTTTTAATGCTTGCATGAACTCTGATCTCTTTTAAATAAATATCAATCAGTTTCAAAGCTTCGCCACCAATAGGAATCAATCTTTCTTTATTTCCCTTTCCTATTACTTTTATAAATTCTATTTGAGCATAAATATTCGAAATTTTTAACTCAGTTAACTCCGTAACCCTTAGGCCACATCCATATAAAACCTCAATAATTGCTTTATTTCGCATGCCTTCAGGTTTTGAAGCATCGATTGCATCTATAAGTCTATTTATTTCATGAATATTTAGTGTATCAGGCAGTGTCCGACTGAGTTTTGGTCCCTCAATTAATGCGGTAGGATCAATTATTA is drawn from Pedobacter mucosus and contains these coding sequences:
- the xerD gene encoding site-specific tyrosine recombinase XerD; translation: MLWQSYINGFKSYLRLERSLSSHSVDAYLGDIDKLIQYYQSLDAEPKLTEVTVQDLKTFISWLNELGMQASSQARIISGLKAFFAFLMLEEVIIIDPTALIEGPKLSRTLPDTLNIHEINRLIDAIDASKPEGMRNKAIIEVLYGCGLRVTELTELKISNIYAQIEFIKVIGKGNKERLIPIGGEALKLIDIYLKEIRVHASIKKGNEDFLFLNRFGAKLSRISIFNLVKSLAVLTGIKKNISPHTLRHSFATHLIEGGADLRAVQEMLGHSSITTTEIYTHIDRDYLREVITQFHPRA